A single window of Deltaproteobacteria bacterium DNA harbors:
- a CDS encoding DUF1579 domain-containing protein, giving the protein MALEGKQEEMDVQAVMEIYRKLGTPGEPHKVLAAMEGNWNTANRFWTEPGKPPMENAGTCEQKMILGGRFLQQEFRGEMMGTPFTGIGVLGYDNYTRTYVSTWMDSMSTAILFFEGIADEDGKTITQFCHHDDPIKGPMKWRSVTRIVDENRHEFEMYSTDKTGKQEKMMEIVYTRRS; this is encoded by the coding sequence ATGGCCTTGGAAGGAAAACAGGAAGAAATGGACGTGCAGGCGGTAATGGAAATCTATCGAAAACTGGGAACTCCGGGCGAGCCCCACAAGGTGCTTGCGGCCATGGAAGGGAATTGGAACACCGCAAACAGGTTCTGGACGGAGCCCGGCAAGCCTCCTATGGAAAATGCCGGCACCTGCGAACAGAAAATGATCCTTGGCGGACGCTTTCTGCAGCAGGAGTTCCGGGGAGAAATGATGGGAACCCCCTTCACCGGCATCGGTGTCTTGGGATACGACAATTATACCAGGACGTACGTATCCACCTGGATGGATTCCATGTCGACCGCTATTCTTTTTTTTGAGGGCATTGCCGATGAAGACGGCAAGACCATTACTCAGTTTTGCCACCACGATGACCCCATAAAAGGCCCCATGAAGTGGCGTTCCGTGACCAGAATTGTGGACGAGAATAGGCATGAGTTTGAGATGTACAGTACGGATAAGACGGGTAAACAAGAAAAGATGATGGAGATCGTCTATACCCGAAGGTCATGA
- a CDS encoding cyclic nucleotide-binding domain-containing protein codes for MHVKGKGVISVLFCLWIGCFGIAAVCSGSETPGSPETLVSALQQVPVFQRLDKDQLHKVAEIAELVQRKDGDLIIEQGKRAEKMAIALDSEVRIRINGENVRVLPVNSLVGEIEFLEDVPATADVVLMSKSRVVLLNHKGFQQVMNADPSLGYRVMIEIARMEANRLRMNNQRQAR; via the coding sequence ATGCATGTGAAAGGAAAGGGCGTTATCTCCGTTCTGTTTTGCTTATGGATCGGGTGTTTCGGCATTGCGGCGGTCTGTTCTGGGTCCGAAACCCCGGGTTCTCCTGAGACCCTGGTCAGCGCATTGCAGCAGGTTCCGGTTTTTCAACGGCTGGATAAAGACCAGTTGCATAAGGTGGCGGAAATCGCTGAACTGGTACAACGGAAAGATGGGGATCTGATCATCGAACAGGGAAAACGGGCAGAGAAGATGGCCATCGCTCTCGACAGCGAGGTCCGCATCAGGATCAACGGCGAGAACGTACGTGTCCTCCCGGTAAATTCACTGGTGGGCGAAATCGAGTTTCTGGAGGATGTCCCTGCCACTGCGGACGTGGTGCTCATGAGTAAATCAAGGGTTGTCCTGCTGAACCATAAAGGTTTTCAACAGGTGATGAATGCCGATCCAAGCTTGGGCTACAGGGTGATGATTGAAATCGCCAGAATGGAGGCCAACCGGCTTCGCATGAACAATCAGAGACAGGCCAGGTGA
- a CDS encoding M23 family metallopeptidase, producing the protein MIRNRGGEGGFGKLYGLDLPGVKEWLFCPGMLFRSTGKWWGDRGRRNRPHEGLDLLLYRDQEERVLRLSEATPIPVMSDGVVVGIIHDFLGKSVIVEHPVPDRDDERYYTIYGHTRPRKNIRAGTAVKRGEAIATVAPPGRSAFPMAPHLHISVAWAPTAVSPDHFNWDTMAVSELLTLLDPLPVISCRCRILVNDDPVCRGL; encoded by the coding sequence GTGATCCGGAACCGAGGAGGGGAGGGCGGTTTCGGAAAGTTGTATGGGCTGGATCTGCCGGGTGTAAAGGAATGGCTCTTCTGTCCCGGCATGTTGTTTCGGTCCACGGGCAAATGGTGGGGAGACAGGGGCCGGAGGAACCGACCCCACGAAGGGCTGGATCTGTTGCTGTACAGGGATCAGGAGGAGAGGGTCCTCCGTCTGAGTGAAGCAACCCCCATTCCGGTAATGTCCGACGGCGTGGTCGTCGGCATTATCCACGATTTTCTGGGTAAATCCGTCATTGTGGAACATCCTGTTCCTGATCGAGACGACGAAAGGTATTATACGATCTACGGGCATACCCGTCCTCGAAAAAATATCCGCGCGGGCACGGCAGTGAAGCGTGGGGAGGCCATTGCCACGGTGGCCCCACCGGGCCGGTCCGCCTTCCCTATGGCGCCGCACCTGCATATATCTGTTGCGTGGGCGCCCACCGCGGTTTCCCCTGACCATTTCAACTGGGATACCATGGCCGTTTCGGAACTCCTGACCCTGCTTGACCCGTTGCCTGTCATCTCCTGCCGCTGTCGGATATTGGTGAATGATGACCCGGTATGCCGGGGGCTTTAA
- a CDS encoding methyltransferase domain-containing protein: MKTTKVFDPWPEKYDQWFETPMGRLIKTYETELVLDMLRPAREERILDAGCGTGVFTQDLLLTGARVVGLELSLPMLARAREKLSGDPFTAVQGDMNTLPFKDHTFDKSMSITAIEFIQDARTAVDELFRVTRPGGIIVAATLNSLSPWAERRRRSGKERHSLFQDVVFRSPENMRHLSAVPCTCRTAVHFQKDEDPKRAKEIEQEGRLHGLDTGAFLVCCWRKP; this comes from the coding sequence ATGAAGACGACAAAGGTTTTCGACCCGTGGCCCGAGAAATATGATCAGTGGTTCGAGACTCCCATGGGAAGGCTGATCAAGACGTACGAAACAGAATTGGTTCTTGACATGCTGAGGCCTGCCAGGGAAGAGCGGATACTGGATGCCGGGTGCGGGACTGGGGTCTTTACCCAGGATTTGCTCCTAACAGGTGCACGGGTGGTTGGCCTTGAGCTGTCCCTTCCCATGCTCGCGAGGGCACGGGAAAAGCTTTCCGGGGATCCGTTCACGGCGGTCCAGGGGGATATGAACACGCTGCCCTTTAAAGACCATACCTTTGACAAATCCATGTCCATCACCGCCATCGAGTTCATCCAGGACGCCCGGACCGCGGTGGATGAACTCTTCCGGGTGACCCGGCCGGGGGGCATCATCGTGGCGGCGACCCTGAACAGCCTCAGCCCCTGGGCAGAGCGGAGACGGCGTTCGGGAAAAGAAAGGCATTCCCTTTTTCAGGATGTGGTCTTCAGGTCCCCGGAGAATATGCGGCATCTGTCTGCGGTGCCGTGCACATGCCGGACGGCCGTCCATTTTCAAAAAGACGAAGACCCGAAAAGGGCAAAGGAGATCGAACAGGAGGGCCGGTTACACGGGCTCGATACCGGGGCCTTTCTGGTATGCTGCTGGCGGAAGCCCTGA
- a CDS encoding MFS transporter encodes MHQKGNRSQSHPWVVFGVIAGCYLFVYFHRVSTSVIAPDLLEAFQTNATALGFMSSMYFYLYALEQPIVGYLSDRLGPRRVVAYWSLLAGAATILFGLAPSIGWASVWRAVIGFGVGGVYVPALKAFSQWFKVRQFSTMTGLLLAVGNLGAIVATTPLAWMARTWGWRNAFFVIGAATFCLAFAVLILIKDFSPSKTPSTRKPEAPLPMDSNEAPSAIGVLMSLRFWVLAIIFAGFFGTFLTFQGLWATPYLVSIYAMDQMRASGLNMLVPIGFMVGAPVFGRLADRLFQDKANMLITTLALESAIWGVLTFGWQVTGPSAMGVALFLMGAIAGGFITALWALVNETTSREILGTVSGLLNTSPFLGVAAMQVITGYLLDRSGQVNGTYPPEAFQAALLACLLVMSACLALCTGFKKALSS; translated from the coding sequence ATGCATCAAAAAGGAAATAGATCACAGTCTCACCCATGGGTCGTGTTCGGCGTCATTGCCGGGTGTTACCTGTTTGTCTATTTTCATCGGGTATCCACGTCCGTCATCGCCCCCGACCTTCTGGAGGCATTTCAGACCAATGCCACCGCCCTTGGGTTCATGTCGTCCATGTATTTCTATCTGTATGCCCTGGAACAGCCCATCGTCGGCTATCTCTCGGACCGGTTGGGACCGAGGCGGGTGGTGGCATATTGGTCCCTTTTGGCCGGCGCCGCGACCATTCTATTTGGTCTGGCCCCCTCTATCGGTTGGGCCTCGGTATGGCGGGCCGTGATCGGTTTCGGGGTAGGCGGGGTGTATGTCCCTGCCTTGAAGGCCTTTTCCCAGTGGTTCAAGGTACGCCAATTTTCCACCATGACCGGACTTCTTCTGGCAGTAGGGAACCTGGGCGCCATCGTGGCCACCACCCCGCTGGCATGGATGGCCAGGACATGGGGATGGCGCAACGCATTTTTTGTAATCGGCGCCGCCACCTTCTGTCTCGCCTTTGCCGTTTTGATACTGATCAAGGATTTCAGCCCAAGCAAAACCCCTTCAACCAGGAAACCTGAAGCCCCATTGCCGATGGACTCGAACGAGGCGCCATCCGCCATCGGAGTTCTCATGTCCTTGCGCTTCTGGGTCCTGGCCATCATCTTTGCCGGCTTTTTCGGCACCTTTTTGACCTTTCAAGGTCTCTGGGCCACCCCCTATCTGGTCAGCATTTATGCCATGGATCAGATGCGGGCCAGTGGACTGAACATGCTGGTTCCGATCGGGTTCATGGTGGGTGCGCCGGTGTTCGGCCGCCTCGCCGACCGGCTGTTTCAGGACAAGGCCAACATGCTCATCACCACATTGGCTCTGGAAAGCGCTATCTGGGGCGTCCTCACCTTCGGTTGGCAAGTCACCGGCCCTTCGGCAATGGGGGTTGCGCTCTTTCTTATGGGTGCGATCGCCGGGGGCTTTATTACCGCATTGTGGGCACTGGTCAACGAAACCACATCCAGGGAGATCCTGGGCACTGTGTCGGGACTCTTAAACACATCGCCTTTTCTCGGGGTGGCCGCCATGCAGGTGATCACCGGTTACCTCCTGGACCGTTCCGGCCAAGTCAATGGAACCTACCCCCCGGAAGCGTTCCAAGCGGCCCTTTTGGCCTGTCTCCTCGTAATGTCAGCGTGTCTCGCCCTGTGTACCGGATTCAAAAAGGCATTGAGCAGCTGA
- a CDS encoding MBL fold metallo-hydrolase has product MEISIHPIKLGADHCYIVRGEGIIMIDGGSPNQIKAFRKGVKRLSIKPEDIRLVVLTHGHWDHIGSAKEIKELTGAKLAMHQREKDCLEKSFKPLPPGVTVWGKIFVKIMAVFLPLVHYAATDVDIVLEDGEFPLSEYGIPGKIIYTPGHSIGSVTVLLETGDAFVGDLAMGGFPLRFSPGLPILAKDMKQVRKSWELLIKEGAKTIYPAHGKPFSIDIIQKALL; this is encoded by the coding sequence ATGGAAATCAGTATTCACCCGATCAAATTAGGCGCCGATCACTGCTATATCGTTCGTGGAGAAGGAATCATCATGATTGACGGCGGATCGCCGAATCAGATAAAAGCCTTCAGGAAAGGCGTTAAGAGACTGTCAATAAAACCTGAAGACATCAGACTTGTTGTGCTTACCCATGGACATTGGGATCATATCGGATCCGCCAAAGAGATTAAGGAACTCACAGGGGCGAAGCTTGCCATGCATCAGCGGGAAAAGGACTGTCTGGAGAAATCATTCAAGCCGCTTCCTCCAGGGGTAACGGTCTGGGGGAAGATTTTTGTGAAGATTATGGCCGTTTTTCTTCCATTGGTTCATTATGCCGCGACCGATGTGGATATCGTCTTGGAAGATGGAGAGTTTCCGTTATCTGAGTATGGGATTCCAGGAAAGATTATATATACCCCCGGCCATTCCATTGGGTCCGTCACCGTCTTGCTGGAGACAGGCGACGCCTTTGTTGGAGACTTGGCCATGGGCGGGTTTCCATTGCGTTTCAGCCCGGGGCTGCCTATCTTGGCGAAAGACATGAAACAGGTGAGAAAAAGCTGGGAATTGCTGATTAAAGAAGGTGCGAAGACAATTTATCCTGCACATGGAAAACCATTTTCAATCGACATCATTCAAAAGGCCTTGTTGTAG
- a CDS encoding M15 family metallopeptidase: protein MKRRRILISILVFLFIGFPGFISFGKPQEHPLPEGFVYVDRVIPNIVIDLRYYTKHNFVGERIDGYLEPRCILTRAATDALIEIQEELDPFGLGLKIFDAYRPQRAVDHFVRWAGNLEDTRTKAEFYPDIEKDTLLRDRYIAARSSHSRGSTVDLTIVSLESETAGEALDMGTEFDFFGPASSPFFPGLSPNQRAHRMLLHTLMKRHGFEPYPEEWWHFTLREEPPPETYFNFPVQ, encoded by the coding sequence ATGAAACGTCGTCGCATACTCATATCCATTCTCGTTTTTCTGTTCATCGGTTTTCCCGGTTTCATCTCTTTTGGGAAGCCGCAAGAGCACCCTTTGCCCGAGGGGTTTGTCTATGTTGACAGGGTGATCCCGAACATCGTCATTGACCTGCGGTACTATACAAAGCACAACTTTGTCGGCGAGCGAATCGATGGGTATCTGGAACCGAGGTGCATTCTCACCAGGGCGGCGACGGATGCTCTTATAGAAATTCAGGAAGAATTAGATCCGTTTGGCCTTGGCCTAAAGATATTTGATGCCTATCGCCCGCAACGGGCAGTGGATCACTTTGTGCGCTGGGCCGGCAACCTGGAAGATACACGAACAAAGGCGGAGTTTTATCCGGACATAGAAAAGGACACCCTGTTAAGGGACCGCTATATTGCAGCCAGGTCAAGCCATAGCCGCGGCAGTACCGTCGACCTGACCATCGTTTCCCTTGAATCCGAAACAGCAGGGGAAGCACTCGACATGGGGACGGAGTTTGATTTTTTCGGTCCGGCGTCCTCGCCGTTTTTTCCAGGCCTCTCTCCTAATCAGCGGGCCCACCGGATGCTCTTGCACACCCTCATGAAAAGGCATGGGTTTGAGCCCTATCCTGAGGAATGGTGGCATTTTACCCTGAGAGAAGAACCCCCTCCAGAGACGTATTTCAATTTTCCGGTCCAATGA
- a CDS encoding glycyl-radical enzyme activating protein → MHSNSDPNLRATVLEIQRMSTEDGPGIRTTVFFKGCPLKCLWCHNPESISPHPQVHWIANQCIGCKTCLDACPEGALAFTKDGNRIDRSRCTGCGLCVDECPAAALQLLGRMWELDDLVAEVTKDRVYFASSGGGVTLGGGEPTLQAVFNREFLKRLKAEGIHTALDTCGMCSRNVLEGLLPYVDLLLFDLKEMDAEKHRRFTGATHERILENLLCVRDRMRSKGRPGQLWIRTPIIPGATATNENIRGIGGFIAKNLDGLVNRWELCAFNNLCRDKYLRLDLDWPYREEELLRSRMMEELAAVARHSGVDPAIVTWSGSTRLEKEAS, encoded by the coding sequence ATGCACAGTAACTCTGACCCGAATCTGAGGGCCACGGTCCTGGAAATTCAGCGCATGTCCACTGAAGATGGACCGGGGATCCGTACGACGGTTTTCTTCAAGGGGTGCCCTTTGAAATGCCTCTGGTGTCACAATCCCGAGAGCATTTCTCCCCATCCCCAGGTTCACTGGATAGCGAACCAGTGTATCGGCTGCAAGACCTGCCTGGACGCATGCCCGGAAGGTGCCCTGGCATTTACCAAAGACGGCAATCGCATCGACCGCAGCCGATGCACCGGGTGCGGGCTGTGCGTGGATGAATGCCCGGCCGCCGCCTTACAGCTTCTGGGCCGGATGTGGGAACTGGATGACCTGGTTGCTGAGGTGACCAAGGATCGCGTCTATTTTGCGTCGTCCGGCGGCGGCGTGACCCTGGGCGGGGGGGAGCCGACCCTGCAGGCGGTGTTTAACCGGGAGTTTCTGAAACGGTTGAAGGCGGAGGGTATTCATACGGCCCTGGATACCTGCGGCATGTGCTCCCGAAACGTCCTGGAAGGACTCCTCCCCTATGTGGATCTGCTCCTGTTTGATCTGAAGGAAATGGACGCGGAAAAGCACAGAAGGTTTACCGGCGCAACCCATGAGAGGATTCTGGAAAATCTGCTCTGTGTGCGCGACCGGATGCGATCGAAAGGGCGTCCCGGGCAACTCTGGATACGAACCCCCATCATCCCCGGTGCAACGGCCACCAACGAAAACATCCGGGGGATCGGGGGGTTTATTGCAAAGAACCTGGATGGACTGGTGAACCGGTGGGAACTGTGTGCATTCAACAATCTGTGCAGGGACAAATATCTGCGACTGGATCTTGACTGGCCCTACAGGGAGGAGGAACTGCTGCGCAGCCGGATGATGGAGGAATTGGCGGCTGTGGCCCGGCACTCGGGCGTGGACCCTGCGATCGTGACCTGGAGCGGCTCGACAAGGCTGGAAAAAGAGGCATCCTGA